GCTTTTGATATTTTTTATCTATAGATAATTTAAACAAAATAAGTGCTGGTAAAAAAGCATTATGAGGACTAGAATATAATTATGTTGTCCTGAAGGACAGTAAAAAATATTAGGAGGATTCAATGCCTGATTTTGGAAACCCTTTCAGTGGATTAAAAAGTGACAGAAAGCTCACGGACAAAGAGCTTATCAGAGCAATCAGATTCATGGTTGCAGCAGAGTACGAAGCCATCCAGCTCTACCAGCAGCTAGCTGAATCGACTGATAATAAGCTTGCTCAGCAGGTGCTTATTGACATCGCAGATGAAGAAAAAGTCCACGCAGGAGAATTTCTCCGGCTTTTAAAAGAACTTGATCCGGAAGAAGAAAAATTTTATCAGCAAGGCTATGCAGAAGTAGAAGAGGAATTTCTCTCTGGTGCTACTTCAGAAGATGCTGACAATTCAGGAGACTTAAGCATAGGCAGTCTCAAAAAGAAGTAAACCAAGGAGGTTTATATGAACTTACTCAGAAAAGATTTCGCTCCTATAGGCTCCGCCGCATGGGACGAAATTAATACTATAGCAAAAGAAACACTTAAGGCTAACCTCTCAGCAAGGAGATTTGCTGACGTTGAAGGTCCATACGGTATCAATTTTGCCGCTGTTAACCTCGGCAGACTCAAAATCTCAGATAACAAATCGCCAAAAGATGTTGTTTACGGCGTCAATACCGTACTCCCCCTTGTTGAAGCCAGAATCAATTTTTCTCTTGATATATGGGAGCTGGATAATATAGACAGAGGCGCTAAAGACATAGCACTCGATGACCTCGCCGAAGCAGCTAGAAAAATGGCAGACTTTGAAGAAAACGCTGTTTATAACGGCTTCAAAGACAGTGGAATAGTCGGACTTAATCAGGTTGCAGCCAAAAACAGAATTAACATGACACTTGACAAAGACAATCTCGTTGACGCCATAAGTGAGGCACAGGGGCGCATGAGGAAAGAAGGCATCGCATCTGGTGCAAACCTTGTTGTAAATCCCGCTCTCTGGCAATTTCTCGCACACGTTGTTCCAGGCGGGACACTGGGCGACACTGTCAGACGTCAGATCAAAGGCGATATTATTTACTCAGAGACTGTTGATGGTGCTTTGCTGGTTGCCGACAGAGAGGGCGACGTAGAGCTCACTACAGGGCAGGATTTTGCTATAGGCTACCACAGCCACGATGCATCGAAAGTTAACCTTTTCCTTACAGAATCTTTTACATTCAGAGTTATCACTCCTGAAGCTGTTATCGGCTTCAGCCTGAAATAAATAACCCTAATAAAAAAAGCCGACAGTTTTGCTGCCGGCTTTTTTGTTATCTAGTACTCGTCAAAATATCTTTGAATTACTTCCGGATCACTCGTTTTAGTAAGAGCCACCATCAGTAGAATTCTTGATTTTGCTGGGTTTAATGAGTTGGCATAAAGACCAACGCGACCGGATTTCTTAGGAGTAATTATTCCGTTGTTCACCCTGGAAGACTGAACAAATACAACTCCCGCTTTCTGTGCATCTTTGCCTGCCAGCTTTGTTGCGTCAGACAGAGAACCGTTACCTGATCCGGCAGAGACTATACCTTTAGCACCGGCTTTTACAGCAGCGTCATAAAATACCCCATCGTCACTCTGATGAGAATAAATAATATCAACTCTTGGAAGTTCCTTTATTTTACTGATATCGAACTCAGAATTAAACGTATGTTTCTTGGTTATCTGATTCCAAAAATAAATTTTACCGCCAGCAATAGCTCCAAGATAACCTTGTTCGTGAGACTTGAATGTATCAGTCATAGTAGTGTTTGTTTTACTAACAAAACGCGCAGAACCAATCCGGTCATTCATAAGGATGTAAGCCCCCCTCCCTTTTGCTTCTTTGGATGAAGCAAGGAGAACAGCATTGTACAGGTTCATCGGTCCGTCAGCACTGATAGCAGTTGCAGGACGCATAGCCCCGACCACAACCACTGGTTTATCGCTTTTCACAACGAGATTAAGGAAATATGCTGTCTCTTCCAGAGTATCTGTTCCGTGAGTTATTACGACTCCGTCAACGTCTTTGGATGAAAGCAGTTCATTAACCCGTTTGCCAAGCTGAAGCAGAATTTCATTAGTCATATTCGGGCTTGCAGTATTACAAACCTGCTCTCCGCTAACCTCTGCAAGCTCCTTTATCTCAGGAACCGCATTGATCAGAGTCTCCACACCAATAGTTCCTGCTTTATAACCGGTTGTATTAGTTTGTGAAGCCGCAGACCCTGCAATAGTTCCACCTGTCGCGAGAATAACAACTTTCGGCAAATCTGCTGAATAAGCATTTGCTGCTGTGAAGCATAATAAAATAACCAAAGACAACAGTTTCATTAAACAATTTCTTCTCATCTCAACAACCTCCATATATTTCAAAAATTTATTAGAATATATTATTTATATAAATAATACCTTGATATGTCAATTTTTTATTACAGAAATCAGAAAACAGCAATATTGCCACACACACAAAACTGATCATTAGGCAGTCATTCCAAAATCAACAAGCACCACTCACTTTATTCAACTCACCCCACCCTTATAAAGAGAGGAGCCCGCTTGACAAATAGAGAGAAAATCAGTATATTTTTATGCTAATAACAAAGCCGAAGCCAGACTTCGGCATTTTTTTACTCAGCTGTTTGTAGAAGCTGAGAATGGAGAAAAATAAATGAATGTATTGCTTCCAGATGGCGCCAAACTGGAAATTCAAGATGGCGCAACAGCATACGATGTGGCAAAACAAATAAGCGTCGGTCTCGCTAAAAAAGCTATTGCAGCAGAGATTAACGGAACATCAAAAGATATTTACGCTGAGCTCAGCGATGGCGATACAGTTAAACTTATAACGGAAAAAGACCCGGAGGCTCTGGACATCATCAGACACTCCACAGCTCACCTTATGGCGCACGCTGTAAAAAGGCTTTTTGATGATGTAAAAGTTACTATTGGTCCGATCATAAAAGATGGCTTTTATTATGACTTTGACATGGGCGACAGAAAATTTACTCCGGATGATCTCAAAGCCATAGAAAAGATGATGGCAAAAATAGCAGCAGAGGCTATCCCTGTTAAACGCAGAGACGTCAAATCTTCTGATGCACTTAAAGAATTTGCCGATGAGAAGTATAAAGTCGAGCTCATCACAGACATAGGTGACGAGCATGTATCTCTTTATGATCAGGGAGACTTTACAGACCTTTGCCGCGGGCCTCACGTGGACAACACAAAGCGACTGAAACATTTTAAACTGCTCTCTGTAGCCGGTGCATACTGGCGAGGGAACGAAAATAATAAAATGCTTCAGCGCATATACGGCACAAGCTGGCAAACAAAAGAAGACCTTGATGCTTACCTGAACATGCTGGAAGAAGCTGAGAAACGTGACCACCGGAAAATAGGCAAACAGCTCAAGCTTTTCACATTCAGCGAAGAGGCAGGCGCAGGCTTCCCGATATATCTTCCGAACGGCGGGGCACTGCGTAACGTACTGGAAACATACGAAAAACAGGAACACATTAAACGCGGATACGACATAGTTTACGGACCATCAATCCTCAAGCAGGATCTCTGGAAAAAATCAGGACACTATGACAACTATCGCGAAAATATGTATTTCACAAAAATAGACGATGTAGACTATGGCGTAAAACCGATGAACTGCCTTGCACACATGATGGTGTTCAACTCCGACATACGCAGTTATCGTGACCTGCCGCAAAGATATTTTGAACTCGGCACAGTGCACAGACACGAAAAATCAGGTGTTCTGCACGGTCTGCTCCGTGTGCGTGCGTTCACACAGGACGATGCACACCTTTTCTGCACTCCGGAACAGCTCAACGATGAAATAATAGGCATAATCGATTTTGTTGATGAGGTTATGGGCAAGTTCGGCTTTGAATACGAAATAGAGGTTTCCACCAAACCTGAAAAATACATAGGGTCTGATGACAACTGGGAAAAAGCAACCAATGCACTCTTCGAGGCACTTAAAACCAAAGGGCTTGAGTATGAGATAAACGAAGGCGACGGTGCTTTTTACGGTCCAAAAATCGACATCAAACTGAAAGACGCAATCGGACGCTACTGGCAATGTGCCACAATTCAGGCTGACTTTAATCTGCCTGAAAAGTTTGACCTTAACTACATAGGCGAGGATGGACAAAAGCACAGACCTGTCATGCTGCACAGAGTTATACTCGGCTCAGTTGACAGATTTATCGGAGTTCTGACGGAACATTTTGCGGGGGCTTTCCCTGTCTGGGTAGCACCAAAACAGGTTCGTGTCATTAACATCACTGATGGTCAGCTGGACTATTGTAAAGCTCTGGTACAAAAGCTTAAAGCTGAAGGCTTCCGAGTGGATTCCGACCTGCGCAACGAAAAAGTCGGATTTAAAATCCGTGAAGCTCAGATGGAAAAAATACCTCATATGTTAATAATAGGACAAAACGAGGTGGACAAAGAGCTTGTTTCTGTTAGACTGCGTAACGGAGAAAATAAAAATGAGCTTGATTTTTCCACCTATCTTGGTGTATTAACAGAGCTTGATAAAAATAAATCTCTTAAACTTTGGAGGTGACCTATAAGAGGCGGTAAGTTTACACCTGCTCCGCAGGATAAGGAGCGGATTAACGAGAAGATACCTCACAGCGAGGTAAGGCTGATTTTGGATGATGGTACACAACACGGCGTATGCAGTATGACGGAAGCACGCGCACTCGCAGACCAGGCAGGTCTGGATCTAGTGGAGATCGCCCCAACAGCGAAACCGCCGGTATGTAGGGTCATGGACTATAGCAAGTTCAAATTTGAGAAGAACAAAAAAGACCGTGAAGCACGTAAAAAACAGCGTGCCAATCAGGTTGACACGAAGGAAGTTAAATTCAGACCCAAGATCGAAGAACATGATTACGAAGTTAAGATGAAGAATGTTAAAAAATTCCTCTCTGCCGGCGATAAGGTGAAGGTTGTCCTTCGCTATCGCGGACGCGAAATGATGTTCCAAGAGATGGGGCTGCAATTGCTCAATAGAATCAAAGACGATATCGAGGGTCTCGGTACCGTCGACAAAAAACCCGAGATGCAGGGTCGACAGCAGATTATGATGGTTTCACCTGTTAATACTGCTGGAAACTAATTAAAGGAGTTTTCGAATGCCGAAAATGAAAACCCATAAGGGTTCCGCTAAAAGGTTTAAAATTACCGGAAGCGGAAAAGTGAAAGCGAAGAAAAGCGGACTGAGGCACATCCTCACCTCCAAGTCCACTAAACGCAAGCGCGCTCTGCGCCACCCTAGCATCCTTCAAGGCAAAGACGCTCAGAACGTCAAAAAAATGATGCCTTATGCTTAACAGAAGGAGATAGGAAATGCCAAGAGCTAAAGGCGGGTTTAAAACCCGCAGAAGACGGAAAGAATGGCTGAAAAAAGCCAAAGGATTTAGAGGTCAGATCAACAACGTGTACAAAAAGACACGTGAACAGGTCGAAAGATCTCTGGAAACTGCCTATGTGGGCAGGAAACAGAAGAAACGTGACTACAGGAAACTGTGGATCATCCGTATCAACGCAGCAGCACGCCAGCATGGCATGAGCTACAGCGTTTTTATGGGCGCACTTAAGCAGAAAGGCATAGAAGTGGACAGAAAGATCCTCTCAGACATGGCTATCAATCACCCTGCTGAGTTCGAACAACTCTGCAAGCAGGTTAAGGCTTAATAACACAAAAGGCGATCCACACGGGTCGCCTTTTTTTATGCGGTCGAAGACAAAACGCCACACATTTATGCGTGGATGAGTGAGCTGCCCACAGCTTTAGAACTTATAAGTCATTTCGAGGAATGTAATGACGAAGCAATCTCAGGATTATTGAGCCCAGAGACTGCTAAAGCCCTGCGGGCTTCGCAGTGACGTATTTTGCATATGCTCTAGCTGTGACAACGAAGTTGTAACTTAGTGTGTTAAGCACGTGCGAAGCAATAGAACCACGGGTTTACCCGGGGGGAATCTATTCATAAATGCAAACTTATTAACTGGCTGATATCCAAATTCGTCATATTTTTACTGTGGCATTTCACATATAGCATTAAATCAAAATTGCTTACTTTAGCGTCCTTAGGTTTCCTGTTTTAAATAAAGGACAGCCAGCAAGGACTGCCCTTCTAAACTTTGCCGGAGTCATATGCTGCCCCCGTCTATGCAGTAGCGTTCACTTGTGTACCTGACTCACCTTTCACACTCATTTCACCATATGGTGAATACACTGCCTCAGTCTCTTCATCCACTTCGTCCTGTGCATCTTCCATTGCTTCTATAAGCGCGGCCTGTGTGTCGTCCTCGTCTGCCTCGTCAACTTGATCTGCTTCGTAAGCAGCCTGTTCCGAAGCGCTAATTTCACCATCGCCATCTTTGTCATACTGATCAAATTCAGACTTTGAAACTGTGTCACCTCCAATTGCATAAGACTGTGAAGTTTCAGCAGAAAGAGAAACAGAATCCATACTACCAGAACTCTTAACAGCAGAATCAGTCTCTTTTGTCGATTCAGAACTGTTACTTCCTTGCCCTTTTATAGTCAGTTCTGAAGATGTTTGAAGTTGTGAATAGGACATACCTATTGACGAAATACTCATATCGACCTCCTTGTCAGCATTTTTTGCCTGCATGTATTATCGGAGTAATATCCTACAACTTAAGATGCTGGCAAATAAGGAGAATATGCAGAAAACATGTATAAATTATGTATTTTTGAATTCACCAAAACTTCATTTATGATTTAAACAACTGGCATAACAGATTAAATATCAATAA
This window of the Denitrovibrio acetiphilus DSM 12809 genome carries:
- a CDS encoding type II asparaginase gives rise to the protein MRRNCLMKLLSLVILLCFTAANAYSADLPKVVILATGGTIAGSAASQTNTTGYKAGTIGVETLINAVPEIKELAEVSGEQVCNTASPNMTNEILLQLGKRVNELLSSKDVDGVVITHGTDTLEETAYFLNLVVKSDKPVVVVGAMRPATAISADGPMNLYNAVLLASSKEAKGRGAYILMNDRIGSARFVSKTNTTMTDTFKSHEQGYLGAIAGGKIYFWNQITKKHTFNSEFDISKIKELPRVDIIYSHQSDDGVFYDAAVKAGAKGIVSAGSGNGSLSDATKLAGKDAQKAGVVFVQSSRVNNGIITPKKSGRVGLYANSLNPAKSRILLMVALTKTSDPEVIQRYFDEY
- the infC gene encoding translation initiation factor IF-3, encoding MRGGKFTPAPQDKERINEKIPHSEVRLILDDGTQHGVCSMTEARALADQAGLDLVEIAPTAKPPVCRVMDYSKFKFEKNKKDREARKKQRANQVDTKEVKFRPKIEEHDYEVKMKNVKKFLSAGDKVKVVLRYRGREMMFQEMGLQLLNRIKDDIEGLGTVDKKPEMQGRQQIMMVSPVNTAGN
- a CDS encoding ferritin family protein is translated as MPDFGNPFSGLKSDRKLTDKELIRAIRFMVAAEYEAIQLYQQLAESTDNKLAQQVLIDIADEEKVHAGEFLRLLKELDPEEEKFYQQGYAEVEEEFLSGATSEDADNSGDLSIGSLKKK
- the rpmI gene encoding 50S ribosomal protein L35, which encodes MPKMKTHKGSAKRFKITGSGKVKAKKSGLRHILTSKSTKRKRALRHPSILQGKDAQNVKKMMPYA
- the rplT gene encoding 50S ribosomal protein L20: MPRAKGGFKTRRRRKEWLKKAKGFRGQINNVYKKTREQVERSLETAYVGRKQKKRDYRKLWIIRINAAARQHGMSYSVFMGALKQKGIEVDRKILSDMAINHPAEFEQLCKQVKA
- the thrS gene encoding threonine--tRNA ligase; translated protein: MNVLLPDGAKLEIQDGATAYDVAKQISVGLAKKAIAAEINGTSKDIYAELSDGDTVKLITEKDPEALDIIRHSTAHLMAHAVKRLFDDVKVTIGPIIKDGFYYDFDMGDRKFTPDDLKAIEKMMAKIAAEAIPVKRRDVKSSDALKEFADEKYKVELITDIGDEHVSLYDQGDFTDLCRGPHVDNTKRLKHFKLLSVAGAYWRGNENNKMLQRIYGTSWQTKEDLDAYLNMLEEAEKRDHRKIGKQLKLFTFSEEAGAGFPIYLPNGGALRNVLETYEKQEHIKRGYDIVYGPSILKQDLWKKSGHYDNYRENMYFTKIDDVDYGVKPMNCLAHMMVFNSDIRSYRDLPQRYFELGTVHRHEKSGVLHGLLRVRAFTQDDAHLFCTPEQLNDEIIGIIDFVDEVMGKFGFEYEIEVSTKPEKYIGSDDNWEKATNALFEALKTKGLEYEINEGDGAFYGPKIDIKLKDAIGRYWQCATIQADFNLPEKFDLNYIGEDGQKHRPVMLHRVILGSVDRFIGVLTEHFAGAFPVWVAPKQVRVINITDGQLDYCKALVQKLKAEGFRVDSDLRNEKVGFKIREAQMEKIPHMLIIGQNEVDKELVSVRLRNGENKNELDFSTYLGVLTELDKNKSLKLWR
- a CDS encoding EF-hand domain-containing protein — protein: MSISSIGMSYSQLQTSSELTIKGQGSNSSESTKETDSAVKSSGSMDSVSLSAETSQSYAIGGDTVSKSEFDQYDKDGDGEISASEQAAYEADQVDEADEDDTQAALIEAMEDAQDEVDEETEAVYSPYGEMSVKGESGTQVNATA
- a CDS encoding family 1 encapsulin nanocompartment shell protein; translated protein: MNLLRKDFAPIGSAAWDEINTIAKETLKANLSARRFADVEGPYGINFAAVNLGRLKISDNKSPKDVVYGVNTVLPLVEARINFSLDIWELDNIDRGAKDIALDDLAEAARKMADFEENAVYNGFKDSGIVGLNQVAAKNRINMTLDKDNLVDAISEAQGRMRKEGIASGANLVVNPALWQFLAHVVPGGTLGDTVRRQIKGDIIYSETVDGALLVADREGDVELTTGQDFAIGYHSHDASKVNLFLTESFTFRVITPEAVIGFSLK